A genome region from Hymenobacter chitinivorans DSM 11115 includes the following:
- a CDS encoding response regulator codes for MLTQQILIVTHAPIIGEGLLQQLHRWGFQHIEVADSGPAALAAATRQPPDLVILTTTLPGPPDGLETARLLQRRGPTPLLLLQEPRHAPAQEPHLRPLTRYRCLPNPPSVEELRSGVLNSLLPTHPTRPAQA; via the coding sequence ATGCTTACTCAGCAGATCCTCATCGTTACGCACGCCCCCATCATCGGGGAGGGCCTGCTGCAACAGCTCCACCGCTGGGGCTTCCAGCATATCGAGGTGGCCGACTCGGGCCCGGCCGCCCTGGCGGCCGCCACCCGGCAGCCCCCGGACCTGGTTATTCTCACTACCACCCTGCCCGGCCCCCCCGACGGGCTCGAAACGGCCCGCCTGCTCCAGCGCCGCGGCCCCACGCCCCTGCTGCTGCTCCAGGAGCCCCGGCACGCCCCGGCCCAGGAGCCCCACCTACGCCCCCTGACCCGCTACCGCTGCCTGCCCAACCCGCCCAGCGTGGAAGAGCTGCGGAGCGGCGTGCTGAATAGCTTGCTGCCCACCCACCCCACCCGGCCGGCCCAGGCCTAG
- a CDS encoding DUF2251 domain-containing protein, which translates to MILGAEEQINVGQPEPGQENQLISSTAAGHEFEVMFEDDGETGYLYALRNGDELEILDALHIYNVEDVQDRETPVTVQVFWDVAQTTAALIIAGYCHALYDFQRQMGFCRNAFPPAKNGQAGSRELTDELVEKYFAA; encoded by the coding sequence ATGATACTAGGTGCCGAAGAACAAATCAACGTAGGGCAGCCCGAGCCGGGCCAGGAAAACCAGCTCATTAGCAGCACGGCCGCCGGCCACGAGTTCGAAGTCATGTTTGAGGACGACGGCGAAACGGGCTACCTCTACGCCCTGCGCAACGGCGACGAGCTGGAAATCCTCGACGCCCTGCACATCTATAATGTGGAAGACGTGCAGGACCGCGAAACGCCCGTGACAGTGCAGGTTTTCTGGGACGTGGCCCAAACCACCGCGGCCCTCATCATTGCCGGCTACTGCCACGCCCTCTACGACTTTCAGCGGCAAATGGGCTTTTGCCGCAACGCCTTCCCGCCCGCCAAAAACGGCCAGGCCGGCTCCCGGGAGCTGACCGACGAGCTAGTGGAAAAGTACTTCGCCGCCTGA
- a CDS encoding DUF6150 family protein codes for MLASLLLSGFLALNPFRPAPPVPFVASAAVPLGSIDPCLIYGSIYLETDPYRRSYCFATVYLEPEEAFADLLVYQEDNKLFADKAGFWYQTPTRDFADYVLFVTDKRALADFYIHYTKSRSFAGCRKQ; via the coding sequence ATGCTTGCTTCCTTACTGCTGTCCGGCTTCCTGGCTCTGAATCCGTTCCGGCCGGCACCGCCCGTGCCGTTTGTGGCTTCGGCCGCCGTACCGCTCGGCTCCATCGACCCCTGCCTGATCTACGGCTCCATCTACCTCGAAACCGACCCCTACCGGCGCAGCTACTGCTTTGCCACGGTGTATCTGGAGCCCGAGGAAGCCTTTGCCGACCTGCTGGTGTACCAGGAAGACAACAAGCTCTTTGCCGATAAAGCCGGGTTCTGGTACCAGACGCCCACCCGCGACTTTGCCGACTACGTGCTCTTCGTAACGGATAAGCGCGCCCTGGCCGACTTCTACATTCACTACACCAAGTCCCGCTCGTTTGCCGGCTGCCGGAAGCAGTAA
- a CDS encoding tryptophan-rich sensory protein gives MEITGSAVRSRSRSSVPTWRWLAALSIFGNIALNYWANTHPFNDQTMGAVSAQYPTLLTPAGYTFSIWGLIFLALAGYAVWQLLPTQRNLYLAGYVARPLTVASVATAVWVVLFAYHLIEISAVVMLVILGTLIMVYSRARRLVLERKAPRWSSIPFSLYLGWISVATVVNVTIGLQQHLWRADTAISVMLTLLLLAAIVGLAVAISYAARDLVFPLVVTWALLGIWVAQRVEYPELGWVALAGAGISAVAGVALSLRKVSRRRA, from the coding sequence ATGGAAATCACTGGTTCAGCCGTGCGCTCCCGCTCCCGGTCATCTGTTCCCACTTGGCGCTGGCTGGCGGCGCTGAGCATTTTCGGCAACATTGCCCTGAACTACTGGGCCAATACCCATCCGTTCAACGACCAGACCATGGGCGCCGTCTCGGCGCAGTATCCTACGCTGCTTACCCCGGCCGGCTACACGTTCAGCATCTGGGGACTTATTTTCCTGGCCCTAGCAGGCTATGCCGTCTGGCAACTGCTGCCGACCCAGCGCAATCTGTACCTGGCCGGCTACGTAGCTCGGCCCCTGACGGTCGCCAGCGTGGCTACGGCCGTCTGGGTAGTGCTTTTCGCCTACCATCTCATCGAAATCAGTGCTGTGGTAATGCTCGTTATCCTCGGCACGCTAATTATGGTGTACAGCCGGGCGCGTCGCCTGGTGCTGGAGCGTAAAGCGCCGCGCTGGTCCAGCATTCCTTTTTCGCTCTACCTGGGTTGGATATCCGTGGCTACCGTCGTCAACGTGACGATTGGACTGCAGCAGCACCTGTGGCGCGCCGATACGGCCATTTCCGTAATGCTCACGCTGCTGCTGCTGGCCGCCATTGTGGGGCTGGCCGTGGCTATCAGCTACGCCGCCCGGGACCTGGTTTTTCCGTTGGTTGTGACCTGGGCTCTGCTGGGAATCTGGGTGGCCCAGCGGGTTGAGTACCCGGAGCTGGGCTGGGTGGCGCTGGCCGGCGCCGGCATTTCGGCCGTAGCGGGCGTGGCCCTGAGTCTACGCAAAGTTAGCCGCCGCCGCGCCTAG
- a CDS encoding OmpA family protein, translated as MYVNFDTDQARIKPESEAAVAEVVKLLQQNPALRLSVEGHTDNTGAAAHNRQLSEARAQAVVAALTSQAIAGSRLRAAGFGPDKPIADNGTEAGKARNRRVELVKL; from the coding sequence ATCTACGTCAACTTCGACACCGACCAGGCCCGCATCAAGCCCGAGTCGGAGGCGGCGGTGGCGGAGGTGGTGAAGCTGCTCCAGCAGAACCCGGCGCTGCGGCTCTCCGTGGAAGGCCACACCGACAATACCGGCGCGGCAGCCCACAACCGGCAGCTGTCCGAAGCCCGGGCCCAAGCCGTGGTAGCCGCCCTCACCAGCCAAGCCATTGCCGGTAGCCGCCTGCGGGCCGCCGGCTTCGGCCCCGACAAACCCATTGCCGACAACGGCACCGAGGCGGGCAAGGCCCGGAACCGCCGGGTGGAATTAGTGAAGCTCTAG
- a CDS encoding PepSY-associated TM helix domain-containing protein: MTTFRKAVGTLHLWLGLSTGLVVFIVSLTGAIFTFQDEIRDATQAWRKVEVPAQPTELLLPSRLQAVVEHNHPGLKPAFFMLMGPDRSAVLYTTDKQGTYFATALNPYTGQELGHLDLRKDFFSIIQALHMYLLLPEEIGGTVVGISVLVFVVMLITGIILWWPKRKTDRKRSFTIKWGARWRRVNYDLHNVLGFYAASIALILALTGLMMSFEWVMKSVYFVSNAGQEYPAEKTPPTVDTLQTVAAAPQPVADVLYQQIRRGSPAAKMIFLGLPTSPKQPVYSIAYERALYYYHRDEYYFHPVSGQLLKSIPHSSKSNGQKMADVNYDLHTGQVLGLGGKILAFLGSLISASLPVTGFMVWWGRRKKPKKQRSKAATV, encoded by the coding sequence ATGACCACCTTCAGGAAAGCTGTCGGCACACTGCACCTCTGGCTCGGGCTTTCCACCGGGCTGGTCGTGTTCATTGTGAGCTTGACCGGGGCCATCTTCACGTTTCAGGACGAAATCCGGGATGCGACGCAGGCGTGGCGCAAGGTGGAGGTGCCGGCCCAGCCCACGGAGCTGCTGCTGCCCTCCCGCCTGCAGGCGGTGGTCGAGCACAATCACCCGGGGCTGAAGCCCGCCTTCTTTATGCTGATGGGCCCCGACCGCTCGGCGGTGTTATATACTACTGATAAGCAGGGCACTTACTTTGCTACCGCCTTGAATCCCTACACGGGTCAGGAATTGGGCCATCTGGACCTGCGGAAAGACTTTTTCTCCATCATCCAGGCCCTCCACATGTACTTGCTGCTGCCCGAGGAAATCGGAGGAACAGTGGTGGGCATTTCGGTGCTGGTGTTCGTGGTGATGCTGATTACGGGCATTATTCTGTGGTGGCCCAAGCGCAAAACCGACCGGAAGCGCAGCTTCACCATCAAGTGGGGCGCCCGGTGGCGGCGCGTCAACTACGATTTGCACAACGTGCTGGGCTTCTACGCGGCCAGCATTGCCCTTATTCTGGCCTTGACGGGGCTGATGATGAGCTTTGAGTGGGTGATGAAGTCGGTGTACTTCGTCAGCAATGCCGGCCAGGAGTATCCGGCAGAGAAAACGCCGCCGACGGTGGACACGTTGCAAACCGTAGCCGCCGCGCCCCAGCCCGTGGCCGACGTTTTGTACCAGCAGATCCGGCGCGGCTCCCCCGCGGCCAAGATGATTTTCCTGGGCTTGCCCACGTCACCCAAGCAACCCGTGTACAGCATTGCCTACGAGCGGGCCCTGTACTACTACCACCGCGACGAGTACTACTTCCACCCCGTGTCGGGCCAGCTGCTGAAAAGCATTCCGCACAGCAGCAAAAGCAACGGCCAGAAGATGGCCGACGTGAACTACGACCTGCACACGGGGCAGGTACTGGGCCTGGGCGGCAAAATCCTGGCTTTCCTGGGTAGCCTGATTTCGGCCAGCCTGCCCGTCACGGGCTTTATGGTGTGGTGGGGCCGGCGCAAGAAGCCCAAGAAGCAGCGGAGTAAGGCAGCCACTGTCTGA
- a CDS encoding TonB-dependent receptor translates to MQQPRMPQSRQLALTIFTLLLSLLTLTVQGQNATIQGRVTTPAGQPVVGAGVGVKGTALGANTDAEGNFQIANLAAGQYSLSVRLVGFDTQERRVKLAAGETSTQNFVLTESTEQLSEVVVEGQGTNKFVRRESEYVGKMPLKNLENPQVYSSIGKELLSEQLVFSVDDAVRNAPGLQRMWDATGRAGDGGGFYNSRGYILQSRLRNGIVGSVTSDIDAVNLERLEVIKGPSATLFGSALTSYGGLMNRVTKKPYDTFGGEINVAGGSYGFHRLSADVNLVDPNAPADRPKTLAFRLSTAYQYEDSFQDKGFSRNVAVAPSLTFRPTERLTINLDAELMQGQNMGKQLFFFYSPVAELGVSRAEDLPFDYRKSYAGNGLVQSSRSANVFGQVNYRLSSAFTSSTNLSAGQSFSDGFGPYFYLISDAALAKKGTPVPAPGMHSLIRADQSTRNSTLNTYEVQQLFNGDFLLGNLRNRVVLGLDFLRLDNNIKFFGGIVDTVPLNQPNYDYSAFNGANVEAFYARQAPAAYINNVKSNTYSAFLSDVLNLTEHLSVLAALRLDHYDNKGGILYGPVDAYGQTNLSPKLGVVFQPVLNRVSLFANYQNSFNNQNGPYIDVNNQQQRAKPERANQVEGGVKLDAADGKISATVSYYDIRVKDLLRTTPTLTVPGAQTQDGTQVSKGVEVSLIANPFVGFNAVAGFSYNDSKLEKAAEAVNGLRPNTASSPYLANLWLSYRLPEGLLQGLGFGIGGNYASENKVQNTTAGTFTLPSYTVLNASAFYDQPRYRISAKVDNLTDQKYWVGYTTVSPQKLRSIVGSVAYKF, encoded by the coding sequence ATGCAACAACCCCGTATGCCCCAGAGCCGCCAATTGGCCCTGACCATATTTACCCTTTTACTTTCCTTACTAACCCTGACCGTGCAGGGTCAGAACGCCACCATTCAGGGCCGAGTAACCACCCCGGCGGGGCAGCCGGTGGTGGGCGCCGGGGTGGGTGTCAAAGGCACGGCCCTGGGCGCCAATACCGATGCGGAAGGCAATTTTCAAATCGCCAATCTGGCGGCCGGCCAGTATTCGCTGAGCGTGCGCCTGGTGGGCTTTGACACCCAGGAGCGGCGCGTGAAGCTGGCGGCGGGCGAAACCAGCACCCAGAACTTCGTGCTCACCGAAAGCACCGAACAGTTGAGCGAAGTGGTGGTCGAAGGCCAGGGCACCAATAAATTTGTGCGCCGCGAATCGGAGTACGTGGGCAAAATGCCGCTCAAAAACCTGGAGAATCCGCAGGTGTACAGCAGCATTGGCAAGGAGCTGCTCAGCGAACAGCTGGTATTTTCGGTGGATGACGCCGTGCGCAACGCCCCGGGCCTGCAGCGGATGTGGGACGCCACCGGCCGGGCCGGCGACGGGGGCGGGTTTTACAACAGCCGCGGCTATATTCTGCAAAGCCGGCTGCGCAACGGGATTGTGGGCAGCGTAACCAGCGACATCGACGCGGTAAACCTGGAGCGGCTCGAAGTAATCAAGGGTCCGTCGGCCACGCTCTTTGGCAGCGCTCTGACGTCGTACGGCGGCCTGATGAACCGCGTCACGAAGAAGCCCTACGACACGTTCGGGGGCGAAATCAACGTGGCCGGCGGCAGCTACGGCTTTCACCGCCTCAGCGCCGACGTAAACCTGGTGGACCCCAACGCCCCGGCCGACCGGCCCAAGACGCTGGCGTTTCGTTTGAGCACGGCCTATCAGTACGAGGACAGCTTTCAGGACAAGGGCTTCAGCCGCAACGTGGCCGTGGCTCCGAGCCTGACCTTCCGCCCCACCGAGCGGCTGACCATCAACCTGGACGCGGAGCTGATGCAGGGCCAGAACATGGGCAAACAGCTGTTCTTTTTCTACTCGCCGGTGGCTGAGCTGGGCGTGTCGCGGGCCGAAGACCTGCCTTTCGACTACCGCAAATCCTACGCCGGCAACGGCCTGGTGCAAAGCTCGCGCAGTGCCAACGTCTTCGGGCAGGTCAACTACCGGCTATCTTCCGCCTTCACTTCCTCGACCAACCTGAGCGCCGGCCAAAGCTTCTCCGACGGTTTTGGGCCTTACTTCTACCTGATTTCGGATGCGGCCCTGGCCAAGAAAGGCACCCCGGTGCCTGCCCCCGGCATGCACTCCTTGATTCGGGCCGACCAGTCGACGCGCAACAGCACGCTGAACACTTACGAGGTGCAGCAGCTCTTCAACGGCGACTTCCTGCTGGGCAACCTGCGCAACCGGGTGGTGCTGGGCCTGGACTTTCTGCGGCTCGACAACAACATCAAGTTCTTCGGGGGCATCGTGGATACCGTGCCGCTCAACCAGCCCAACTACGACTACTCGGCCTTCAACGGCGCCAACGTGGAAGCTTTCTACGCCCGGCAGGCTCCGGCCGCGTACATCAACAACGTTAAGTCGAACACCTACAGCGCCTTTCTCTCGGATGTGCTGAACCTGACCGAGCACCTCAGCGTGCTGGCCGCCCTACGCCTCGACCACTACGACAACAAAGGCGGAATTCTGTACGGGCCGGTAGACGCGTACGGGCAAACGAACCTGTCGCCCAAGCTGGGCGTGGTGTTTCAGCCGGTGCTGAACCGGGTGTCGCTCTTTGCCAACTACCAGAACAGCTTCAACAACCAGAATGGCCCCTACATTGACGTCAACAACCAGCAGCAGCGGGCCAAGCCCGAGCGGGCCAACCAGGTGGAAGGCGGCGTGAAGCTGGACGCGGCCGACGGCAAAATCAGCGCTACGGTGAGCTACTACGATATTCGGGTGAAGGATTTGCTGCGCACCACGCCGACCCTGACCGTGCCCGGGGCCCAAACCCAGGACGGCACCCAGGTCAGCAAGGGCGTCGAGGTAAGTTTGATTGCCAACCCTTTCGTGGGCTTCAATGCCGTGGCCGGCTTTAGCTACAACGACTCGAAGCTGGAGAAGGCCGCCGAAGCCGTGAACGGCCTGCGGCCCAACACGGCCTCTTCCCCCTACCTGGCCAACCTGTGGCTGAGCTACCGTTTGCCCGAAGGCCTGCTGCAAGGCCTGGGCTTCGGCATCGGGGGCAACTACGCCAGTGAAAACAAGGTGCAGAACACGACGGCCGGCACCTTCACGCTGCCCAGCTACACCGTACTCAACGCCTCGGCCTTCTACGACCAGCCCCGGTACCGGATTTCGGCCAAAGTAGACAACCTGACCGACCAGAAGTACTGGGTGGGCTACACCACCGTCAGCCCTCAAAAGCTGCGCAGCATCGTGGGCAGCGTGGCGTATAAGTTCTAA
- the prmA gene encoding 50S ribosomal protein L11 methyltransferase, translated as MDFVEVRVQAPRELADILVAELAEVGYDTFEDNDEGFCAYIGEGDFNPDAVAEVMARYEGLGELGYEHRVITRQNWNAEWEKNFQPLIIADRVSVRAPFHEKPAGLEYEIVIMPRMSFGTGHHETTALMIENQLDIDHNGQRVLDMGCGTGILAIMAAHLGAREVLAVDVEPWTVENAADNAAENNCTNIECRLGGVEVLAGEAPFDIILANINRNVLLEDMHAYAALLPQGRPILFSGFYQEDLSKIEEEAKKHALVYQSHRTKNNWVSAIFTKL; from the coding sequence ATGGATTTTGTAGAAGTACGCGTACAAGCCCCCCGTGAACTGGCCGATATTCTGGTAGCCGAACTGGCCGAAGTAGGCTACGACACCTTCGAGGACAACGACGAAGGCTTCTGCGCCTACATCGGGGAGGGCGACTTCAACCCCGACGCCGTGGCCGAAGTTATGGCCCGCTACGAAGGCCTGGGGGAGCTGGGCTACGAGCACCGCGTTATTACCCGCCAAAACTGGAATGCCGAGTGGGAGAAAAACTTCCAGCCCCTGATTATTGCCGACCGGGTTTCGGTGCGGGCGCCGTTTCACGAGAAGCCCGCGGGCCTGGAGTACGAAATCGTGATTATGCCGCGCATGTCCTTCGGCACCGGCCACCACGAAACTACGGCCCTGATGATTGAAAACCAGCTCGACATCGACCACAACGGCCAGCGGGTGCTGGATATGGGCTGCGGCACGGGCATTCTGGCCATCATGGCCGCGCACCTGGGCGCCCGGGAAGTGCTGGCCGTGGACGTGGAGCCCTGGACGGTGGAAAATGCCGCCGACAACGCTGCCGAAAATAACTGCACGAATATTGAGTGCCGTTTGGGCGGGGTAGAAGTGCTGGCCGGGGAGGCGCCGTTCGACATCATTCTGGCCAACATCAACCGCAACGTGCTGCTGGAGGACATGCACGCCTACGCAGCCTTGCTGCCCCAGGGGCGTCCCATCTTATTCAGTGGCTTTTACCAAGAGGATTTATCCAAGATTGAAGAGGAGGCAAAGAAACACGCATTAGTCTATCAATCACACCGAACCAAGAATAACTGGGTTTCGGCGATTTTCACGAAATTGTAG
- the tpiA gene encoding triose-phosphate isomerase, with protein MRKNIVAGNWKMNMTYQDGLALVSEITNMVADETLAANVEVVIAPPAPFLHSIGKLLTEGGKIHLGAQNCHQKESGAYTGEVSARQLQSVGVEYVILGHSERRQYFGEDDELLSQKLKAVLAAGLKPIFCIGETLETREADETFNFLAAQLKNGLFHLSNEEFDQVVIAYEPIWAIGTGKTATSQQAQEVHAFIREQIAGAYDAEAALNTTILYGGSANAQNARELFSQPDVDGGLIGGASLKSRDFTEIIKSF; from the coding sequence ATGCGCAAGAATATCGTCGCCGGCAACTGGAAAATGAACATGACCTACCAGGACGGCCTGGCCCTGGTTTCGGAAATCACCAACATGGTAGCCGACGAAACTCTGGCTGCCAACGTGGAAGTGGTGATTGCGCCGCCCGCGCCGTTTCTGCACTCCATTGGCAAGCTGCTGACCGAAGGCGGCAAGATTCATCTGGGCGCCCAAAACTGCCACCAGAAGGAAAGCGGTGCTTACACCGGCGAAGTTTCGGCCCGGCAGCTGCAGTCGGTAGGGGTGGAGTACGTGATTCTGGGCCACTCTGAGCGGCGCCAGTATTTCGGCGAAGATGATGAGCTGCTCAGCCAGAAGCTCAAGGCCGTATTGGCCGCCGGCCTGAAGCCCATCTTCTGCATCGGCGAAACCCTGGAAACCCGGGAAGCCGACGAAACTTTCAATTTCCTGGCGGCCCAGCTCAAAAACGGCCTGTTTCACCTCTCCAATGAGGAGTTTGACCAGGTAGTCATTGCCTACGAACCCATCTGGGCCATTGGCACCGGCAAAACCGCCACCAGCCAGCAGGCCCAGGAAGTACACGCCTTTATCCGGGAGCAGATTGCCGGCGCCTACGACGCGGAAGCCGCCCTGAACACTACGATTCTCTACGGCGGCTCGGCCAACGCCCAGAATGCCCGGGAGCTGTTCAGCCAGCCCGACGTGGATGGCGGCCTGATCGGCGGAGCCTCGCTCAAGTCGCGCGACTTCACCGAGATTATCAAGTCGTTCTAA
- the plsY gene encoding glycerol-3-phosphate 1-O-acyltransferase PlsY: MNLPLVLALLVAAYLLGSIPTALWVGRRFFGLDIREHGSGNAGATNTFRVLGKKPGSVVMAIDVLKGWAATMMASVMLSQGAIRPDQLLYFQLACGALAVVGHIYPVFAQFRGGKGVATVLGMMLAIAPATVGVCILVFLVMLLLFRYVSLASMTAGVAFALLQLLPPFRPDNSLLLGFGFVLAILLIYTHRANIGRLRAGTESRVPLFGRK; the protein is encoded by the coding sequence ATGAACCTCCCCCTCGTCCTGGCCCTGCTCGTGGCCGCCTACCTGCTCGGCTCTATCCCGACGGCCCTCTGGGTCGGCCGCCGCTTCTTTGGCCTTGATATCCGGGAGCACGGCTCCGGCAACGCCGGGGCCACCAACACCTTCCGGGTGCTGGGCAAAAAGCCGGGCTCCGTGGTGATGGCCATCGACGTGCTCAAGGGCTGGGCCGCCACCATGATGGCCTCGGTCATGCTCAGCCAGGGCGCCATCCGGCCCGATCAGCTGCTCTACTTCCAGCTGGCCTGCGGGGCCCTGGCCGTGGTGGGGCACATTTACCCCGTCTTCGCCCAGTTCCGCGGGGGCAAGGGCGTGGCCACCGTGCTGGGCATGATGCTGGCCATTGCCCCGGCCACGGTGGGCGTCTGCATCCTGGTGTTCCTGGTGATGCTCCTGCTGTTCCGCTACGTGTCCCTGGCCTCCATGACGGCCGGCGTGGCCTTTGCCCTCTTGCAGCTGCTGCCCCCCTTCCGCCCCGACAACAGCCTGCTCCTGGGCTTCGGCTTCGTGCTGGCCATCCTGCTCATCTACACCCACCGCGCCAACATCGGCCGCCTGCGGGCCGGCACCGAGAGTAGGGTGCCGCTCTTTGGGAGGAAGTAA